In a single window of the Candidatus Peregrinibacteria bacterium genome:
- the rpsB gene encoding 30S ribosomal protein S2 has translation MMISLADLAQNAVHFGHKVSRWNPKMKNYIYGQKDGIHIIDLKKTASHLEVALKKLKYHVDKGDVILFVSTKPQTKLLFEELGNETGYPIVVNKWIGGMLTNFATIQSRIKYLKSLRDMVRTGEIDKFSKKEKSRLIREKSKLEIAFSGIIDMYRKPDVIFVTDGKRDVSALREAKLLGIPIIGIADTNVDPDLYTDLIPANDDAISSLTYILSFIFDVVKTGKKREKREKGDEKKQSQNQDIEQSEQTE, from the coding sequence ATGATGATTTCTCTTGCTGATCTCGCTCAAAATGCTGTTCATTTTGGGCATAAAGTTTCTCGCTGGAATCCGAAAATGAAGAATTACATTTACGGTCAGAAGGACGGAATTCATATTATTGATCTCAAAAAAACAGCTTCCCATCTTGAAGTGGCTCTGAAGAAACTCAAATATCATGTCGACAAAGGCGACGTTATCCTTTTTGTTTCGACAAAACCTCAAACAAAGCTTTTGTTTGAAGAACTCGGGAATGAAACCGGATATCCGATAGTAGTGAACAAATGGATTGGAGGAATGCTTACGAATTTTGCGACTATTCAGTCTCGAATAAAATATTTGAAATCTCTTCGAGACATGGTCAGAACTGGAGAAATTGACAAATTCAGTAAAAAAGAAAAATCCCGGCTTATTCGAGAAAAAAGTAAATTAGAAATCGCATTTTCCGGAATTATTGATATGTACCGAAAACCGGACGTTATTTTTGTGACTGATGGGAAAAGAGATGTTTCTGCCCTTCGCGAGGCAAAGCTTCTCGGAATTCCTATCATTGGAATTGCAGATACCAATGTAGATCCTGATTTATATACCGATCTTATTCCTGCGAATGATGATGCGATTTCATCACTTACGTATATCCTTTCCTTTATTTTTGATGTCGTGAAGACTGGGAAAAAGAGAGAAAAGAGAGAAAAGGGAGATGAAAAGAAGCAAAGTCAGAATCAGGATATTGAACAAAGTGAACAGACTGAATAG